The DNA window GGGGTGGCGGTGGTTGGTGGGGGTTTGAGGGAGGCCGTGGTTTTGGAGGAGGAGATGATTGGGAAGTGGGGGGTTTTCTTCGGCGGCGGAAAGGAGTGGATGTCATGATGAGAGGAGGAGGGGGATTGGGGTTTGGGAATGGGATTGGGAATGGAGGAGAAACGGGGTTGTTTGGTGGCGGCGATGGCGGTGGAGAGGAAGTGGGTTTCGTGCATTTGGTTGGTTGGTTGTTGTTTGGGCGCAGCTGGTCATGGCTGAGGACTGAAGAGCTTTGGTTTGGGGGAAAAAGGGGGAATGAAGAAGATAAGGCTTAAAATGCTCCAAACAATGGCATTGTGgagattgtgattggtgagGGGTATAGGGAGAAATCAGTAATCCAACACAAATGGGCCGGGTTAAGAAAATGAATACTACCCGAGTCCAGACTAATCTGACCAGCCCGGAGTAACTGAGCCTAAAATCACGTAGATAGGCACAAATGAGCCTAGCTTTAGGGGAGACACTTATATGGGACGAGGTTTATCTTTCTTCTGTGTATGTTCCTTGTAAGTATTGGCAAATGAACATTGAGACTAAGGTGGTTCGGGTTTGAAAAACACTTGTTCTAATGActctttgaatgtttgatacgagttttttttgtgtttgctGTAATGTTTGCTAGGCATATCTCGACAAGTTGCATTGACAACACTAAAAAAATTATCTCGATATCACTCATCAAATTATTTCTATATGTGTTAATACAAGTGACATGTGCACAATATGATTTAGCTAACGAAATACCTTAATGaacaaactgaaaataaatttaTACGCTTTTCGCTTTGTTTGTATCTTAAAAACTTATACTTTAAGAACCCTGGAACCCCTAAATTTCAAATCCTGTGTCCGCCGCGGCCTAAAAGTAAACCAAGACTTCATCAAATCAAGATCAGCCTCACTTTATTAATAGTGTCCATCTTTTGAATTGATCACCAAGAAATCAGACTCTACAAACCAAATCCCTTACTCTTGTCCCATTTCCGGTTGCCCCCAAATGTATGTAGCCGGTTGGCCGGTTCAGTTCAAACCTAGGTCCCACCAACCCTTCCTCCCTTTGAATTCAGATCCTCGTCGGATCATCTTTGTAAAGATTTCAAGAATTCATCAATCATGTtcattcattgtacatcgtgcggtcaggaattattttaaatatttttatttaaaattcaatacaaacagtacttgacaaaaactgatcacacgatatacgatgaacggacacgattcacgAATTTTCAAAATTCTTGTTAAAAAGAgccggagaggatcctgttggtcTGCCTCCTACCCACTACTTATCCTCACACTGTACCCCAACCCTTTTCTCCACCTTAGACCTCCCAGCCCACATCACTCACTATTCATCACTGACTTGAGTGGCTGAGCTCTCCACAACCACCATGGCTGCCTCCACCGCCGCCCTCATCTCCTCCGTCCCCTCCCGCGCTTTCTCCTCCACCAAATCCACCCCTCTCGTCGCCGCCTTCTCCAAACCTATCTCCCAAACCCTAAACTTCCCCAAATCCATCCACGGCCTCCGCCTCCCGCGCGTCGCCCATTCTGCCTCCCTCCCCCGCGGCGACTCCCACACCCGCAAGTCCTTCATCGTCAAAGCCTCCGCCGGCGAGCTTCCCCTCGTCGGAAATGTTGCTCCTGATTTCGAAGCCGAGGCTGTTTTCGACCAAGAATTCGTCAATGTCGTATCTTTAATTTAACTCAtagcttttgattttttttcctgcAATCGCATTCTGTAATTTGCTTGTGAGTGTACTAAAAGCGCTTTCTACAACCAGAAACGCTTACTGGGTTTGTTGGAAAAAAGTTGAAATGATTTTGGGTCATAAAAGCGCTTTCTAGAGAAGCATATGTCAGATGCTTTTTCAAGGCATTTCTAAGTGATTTTCTAGGAACTTTCAGTGAAAATTTCAATGCTTCTATAAAAAAAGAGCTTTCTGCAAAAGCAGTCTCAAACGAGTCTGAAATTGTTTCATTGCAACTGAAGCTTTGGTGTGGGATTTCAGGTCAAGCTCTCTGAGTACATTGGGAAGAAGTATGTGATTCTCTTTTTCTACCCATTGGACTTCACATTTGTTTGTCCTACAGGTTTGTTTTGCTTTCACAATCTCCAATTCTTCATACAAGTTTTTAATCTTTCATGGATGCTGAATGAATCTAACTGAATCGGATTGCTTTGTTCAAAATTTGTGAACCCAACTTGCAGAAATCACCGCTTTCAGTGACCGTCACGCAGAGTTTGCGGAGCTCAACACAGAAATCTTGGGTGTTTCAGTTGACAGTGTGGTAAGTTGCCCTGCTCCCCGCTATCTTCAATACCACAATCTGCCAGACATACCATAAAAAAGTCTATATTCTGCCTAGACATGCCACGAAAAAGTCAATATTCGGCCTAGACATGTTGTAGCCTTGGTCTTTTGCAAAGGCTAATAGCTGCATATGCACACGCGTTAATATGCTAACTTGCACCTTGAACTATTTGCCtgctttgttcttttttttttattagtaaaCAATTATGTaccttgggagcagcctctccataaatgggggtaaggctagccgacattcacctctctcagaccctgcgtaaagcgggagccttgtgcactgggtacgacctttttgtTAAAAGTAAACAATTATGTACCGTATCGTGGGTTCTAAAAATATCAATCTTATGCTTTGGGATTTTTGACtttgaaaaatgaaattggCCTCACGATACGGGTTGCAGACAATGCATGTGGTTTCGGTTGAGCCAAGAGGTTAATTCGCATTGTTGGTGGAGAAAGAACACACAATAGACAATGAGGATATTCAACTGTAATAAAAATTGCAAAGTTGAAATAGGAAAAAGAATGCACCCAGAATACTATATTTGAGGTTAATCAAAAGGAGCTACTAAGATTGGTGATATCAGAATGTTGTGTTCTCGCTAATGGTTGAAGAATGATGTGAATCTGCGTATTCTTCTGCGATTCCTTTGCGATTCTTTTGCTTATGTACATCTGACTTGTTCCTTTGatgtaaaatagttttaaaattgcTCTTCCTTAGATTGGTAAGATGGAACCGCGTTGGCCTTATGCTGTCTTTTTTTTGTAGTTTTCCCACCTTGCATGGGTCCAAACCGATAGGAAGTCTGGCGGTCTTGGTGACTTGAACTATCCATTGATCTCCGATGTCACCAAGTCAATTTCAAAATCGTATGGTGTGCTGATCCCAGATCAGGTATGATATCTAATAAAAATTGGTTCTGAATTTAACGAATGATCAACTTGTGAAAGACTCAGTGCTGTGAATTCTGGATTATTTAGAAGTTCGGTTTCTCTGTGATAGGGAATCACTTTGAGAGGACTCTTCATTATTGACAAGGAAGGCGTCATTCAACACTCCACCATTAACAATCTTGCCATTGGCCGTAGTGTGGATGAGACTAAGAGAACGCTCCAGGTAAACATATTCATCAAGCCCAAAATAGAAATGGGATGTTTTCGTTTCCAAGCTCTGTTGTATAGCTAAGAATTTCGTCATCATGTTTCATATTACATTTTCTAatcgttttttttctttccctttcttgGCTTGGGTTGGATCCTGCAGGCCTTGCAGTACGTGCAGGACAATCCCGATGAAGTTTGCCCTGCAGGGTGGAAGCCCGGGGAGAAGTCCATGAAGCCAGACCCCAAGGGCAGCAAAGAGTACTTCTCCGCAATATAGAGCTAGTACACTGCGTGTCCATGTCGGACTCAAATAGGACGTGTAAACGAGTTTTGTATTCGTGTAACCTCTTTTTTCAATCCTTGATCATTTTGAGCATCAGCATGTCACAATAAACCCCAATCAATGGGACTTGCCCGATTTTCAGCATATTCAAGTAGCATACAATTTCATTGTTGTCACTCTATTTTATCATGGAAACAGGCTGAGCCTATGTAATTTTATCTGATCAGAAACTTGTAAGATGGAGAGAATGATCATCGTCCCAGTTCTCTTTTGCTTCTATTTTCCGGGCAAGGGTCGGTTCGGTCCGACTAATCTTCATATCGTCATCTTATTCAGAATTTGAAGTGAGGACAAGATAATACAAGCTAAATAGTCAATGAATAAGATCAACCCGCAACTTTTATTATCGTTACGCAATTTGATTACTCAAGTGGTTAGTTCAGTATAGGGTTCCGCCATTTGATTACTCAAGTGGTTATTTCAGTATAGGGTTCCGCCGTGAAGCCAAATGGCAAATACGAATAACTGAACTCTTTATAAGCACATGTAAGATTTCTTAGTTCTCTGACGGGTTATTCATTTGACAATTGGGTTTTGCGTTGTTTCAACCTCACCTTGGTTTCAATACCTCGGTTACACAGCACGCGAAATTCGAATTTATGACTTTTGGTGGAGTCTGAACTTTTGACGAATCTCACAATGTGCTTAAAAATGAAGGTGGAATCTCACATGACTGCTTAGTAGAGCAGCAAGCTAGAGGCTTTTGAGCAAGTAAATTCTATCCACTAAAGATAAGTGGCCATTATCCATTTCTCTACCAATCATTGTAGCTTCTTGTCTTTGGAAGGCAAATTGAAGGAGAAGCTTTTGGAATGGAAGGAGTTCTGCATTCTTCAACACTAACCCTTCCCATTACCTGTCATCATATCTCCAAAACCCAGATCCTGAAAACAGCCAACCACAACCCCACGCAAAGGCCAATGCTAATGATCTCCACGTTCCCAGCAACACTGGGAACCAAAACTAGCACGAAATTCTCAACAATATTGGCAGCAGCAGCGGTTCAGCCTTCGCAGCCTCTCGATCTAACGGAAGACAATATTCGACAGGTCTTAGCCGATGCAAGGGTTGAATTCGGGCAGCTCTTCGACACTTCAGTTGGCATGACAGGTTGAACTTACTTATCTTTTGTGTTTTTTGATTCAGTTATGTTGTTGTTTCTGGTGGTGGGAAATCAGTTAAGATAAGGAGATGACTTGCAGGACAAGTAGACCTTGCTGAACTTGACGGACCCTTTGTGAAGATCAGTCTGAAAGGCCGGTTTTGGCACGAACGGAGCGTGGTTCTGGCTAGACTGGCCAATTATCTCAAGCAGAGGATCCCTGTGAGTTAGTTAACGCCAACTGATCAGTATTACTTtattttttacacaaaaaaTCACTGTCTTATTCTTTCAGTGATGAAAATCTAGTCCTTGTTCGATCTCAGGAAATTTTAGAGGTTGATATAGAAGATGAGAAGCAATTGGATGACAGCCCTGCAAACTTTTAGAGGTACTCACTACAGCTTACCCAAAACAGCAGCAACTTGTACTATGCTAAATTACCTTAAGTTTGGTTCCCAGCATACGTGGACTAGGCTAGTTGGTTAAGTTTGTGCGCACATGGTCCCTGACAACCAAAGTTTGAATCCCCTTCCTTGCAAATTAAAGTAGATTAGAATATCGCTTTGTCAATTTGGTTCCCCAAAACACTAGAAATACAGCTTTGGGCAgaaattatatatgttttttttaatcaacAGTTGTATCAAATTTTTCCACGGAGAGTAGTATGCTGTCTATTACTTCAGTCATACGATCATATTAAGACCAACTGTCGACAAGGGTTTGTATTTGCAGGTTATAAACTTCAGACCAAAAAAGAAAGGTGTAACTATATATTTTAGACTGTCTGTAAAAGGGGTGAGTAGTTTAAGTAGTTTAGAGCATTTACCCGTGCATTTGAAGTTTTATGTTCGAATCCAAATGTTTAGTTCGGACATAGAAGTTGTTGAACCATAGTTGAGGTCATTAGAGAAATTTTCAGCTGCTGTGATGATTAGGATTTTGAATTTTCCTAGCATGCTTTGTTAGGATATCAAGTTCTAGATTCCCTATAGGTAAAAAGGGCGAAACAAAATAAACGCGAAGAAACACAAAAGTAAACTAATCATACAAACACAAGGACTTACGAGGTTCACTCAATATGAGCTAGGTTGTCCAGTTGCCACAAGATACCCACCATCAGAGAAGGAGGAGCACAATCACATATACTCAAAAGTGTTTCCTCACACTCACTTGTAATTAGGGTTTATAATCACATTTTTCAAAGCTCCCTCAATGCAACAATTGGTACTATCCAAATGATCACCAAGGTTGGGGCGATTGGGAGAGGTGGTAAATCAACTTATTCATTTGTTAATGGATACCCATAAGACCCATTTAGTTTGATTTCACTTTACACCATCATTAACACTACCAACCTCACGTCTGTATTATGGTGATATCAAATTAAACAAGTCTTAACCGGTAACTATTAACAACCTATTGAGTTGATTTGCCACCTCTAGCGATTGGTATGTCCACGCGAATGTCCAAACCTCTTGCTTTTTACTACTCGATCATGATTATACTTTAACCCAACTTAACACACGTTAATCATCTATGCACCCATGCACAAATGATTGACAATCGTTGATTGGTACCAATCAAGCATCAATCAAATCTCTTTATAGttagagaattgttattagcattctaaAATTCTCATTATATACTccaaaattttctatatttaaaaagaaaaatagactTCTAATGACcgcaaaataaaaattttgaaataccAATAACATTTCTTTATAGTTTATGCTAAATTATATGAGTTTATACTCATAAAAGTGTTAAACTTGTTTCTTTCTTGACCTATTTATGTTGCAGTGCATTCAACCCGAAAAAAAGGTTCAAGTCTCTTATGAAGACCAAGTACACCCTTGGATTAGCACATAAGCAAGCAACTTACATTTTTGACATTctttatacaaaataaaatgaacatGTTTCGCATTTCCCCATTAATTCTTTTTGGCATTTTTCCAGTAgtattagaaatttagaagCCACCAAAGTATCTAAGAACTTGAGCAAAAGATTTGCAGATAACCTAAATACCAAGCTATATATGCCACCCAACAACAAGAGAAGCCCTTGATTTATTGACTATTGAGTTGAGAGTGAAGATCTTATTCTGATTCATTAGATCTATACCTAACTTAAATCCTTAATCAAGTGCAATTTGGACATTAATAATCTTCATGTGCCTCACATGCTGACACCACCTGGCGTTTAGAACTCAACCAACAAGCTGTCCTCAAGTTTCATGACAAACTATTTTTAATTGTATTGTAACCTAAACGCAGCAAACACAACCATTAATTGGTGCTAACTATAAAATTATAAGCCTAACTAACATATGCTTCCTGTTTGTTgtaaattaaaaccaaaaattGTGAATTGGTCGTTTTCTGTCAACTCAGTTGTCATGTTGCTTAGCTGCTATATCAAGTCTGCTAAATATGCTATATATGTATGAAACACAAGCCCTTTTCTAATACGTAATCGGTCCAGTAAtcttctaaattttttatacaGCGGATATTGGAAGAGTGAATGCTCATAAACAACTAAACTACAAGAACCTGAATACGTGCTGAGAAGAAAAATAGTTATTCGGCCTATTGTGCCAAGAAATGATATGTTCCATATATTCATTTCAACTCCAAAAACAACAATATCCAAATTTGAAGTTTGAGGCATATGGCGTTTTATCATAGTGGCGAAAAGCAATCACGCCTACACATCTTAATGGGTTTGATCAC is part of the Malus domestica chromosome 12, GDT2T_hap1 genome and encodes:
- the LOC103449520 gene encoding 2-Cys peroxiredoxin BAS1, chloroplastic-like codes for the protein MAASTAALISSVPSRAFSSTKSTPLVAAFSKPISQTLNFPKSIHGLRLPRVAHSASLPRGDSHTRKSFIVKASAGELPLVGNVAPDFEAEAVFDQEFVNVKLSEYIGKKYVILFFYPLDFTFVCPTEITAFSDRHAEFAELNTEILGVSVDSVFSHLAWVQTDRKSGGLGDLNYPLISDVTKSISKSYGVLIPDQGITLRGLFIIDKEGVIQHSTINNLAIGRSVDETKRTLQALQYVQDNPDEVCPAGWKPGEKSMKPDPKGSKEYFSAI
- the LOC103449521 gene encoding uncharacterized protein encodes the protein MEGVLHSSTLTLPITCHHISKTQILKTANHNPTQRPMLMISTFPATLGTKTSTKFSTILAAAAVQPSQPLDLTEDNIRQVLADARVEFGQLFDTSVGMTGQVDLAELDGPFVKISLKGRFWHERSVVLARLANYLKQRIPEILEVDIEDEKQLDDSPANF